The sequence below is a genomic window from Streptosporangium lutulentum.
CCAGCCTGTGGCAGCGGTAGTCTCACCCGCAATGAACGAGGGTGCACCTGACAGGGCCACCCTGACCGGCGGGAACGGGGAACAGGAGGTGGGTGGAGTTGGTCAGGCAGAGCAGGCGGGCATACGAGCTGGGGGCGTTCCTGCGGTCGCGACGGACGCTGCTCAGGCCCGGCGAGGTGGGACTGTCGGACGAGGGCGTCCGCCGCACGTCGGGGCTACGCCGCGAGGAGACGGCCCGGCTGGCCGGGGTCAGCGAGGGCTACTACGTCCGGCTCGAGCAGGGCCGGGCGCCACACCCGTCGGCGAGCGTGCTCGGCGCCCTGGCCGGCGCGCTGCGGCTGTCCGACGCCGAACGTGAACACCTGTTCGCGCTGGCCGAGGAGGTCCGCCCGGAGCCCGAACCGGAGGTGCTCGCCTCCGGCGTCCGCCGGATGATGGAGCTGCTCGTCCCGCCGACCGCCGCCTACGTGATCGATCGGCGCAGTGACGTGCTGGTCTGGAACGACAGTGCCGCCGCACTGTTCGGCCACCTCATCGACGGTCCCCGCCGGCCGAACAACGTGCGCTACGTGTTCACCGACCCGCAGGCCAAGAAGATCTTCGTCGACTGGGCCGACATCGCATCGGACTCGGTGGCCCACCTGCGCGCGGCCACCGGGCACCATCCGGACGACGCCGAACTCACAGCGCTGGTGGCCGATTTGCACGAGGTCAGCCCGGAGTTCCGCCGACTGTGGCCCGCCCGGGAGCTGCGCCGCAAGATCAGTGGACGCAAGGAGCTGAACCACCCGGTGGCCGGCCGCATGTCACTGGACTACGAGGTGCTGAATGCCCCGCAGGTGCCCGGGCAGCGGCTGGTCGCCTACGCCGCCGCGCCCGGCACCCGTTCGCACGCCGCGCTGGGCAGGCTCCTGCAGGGGGCCGAGGGGCCTGGCCGAGTTCGGGGATGACCCCCGGCGGTACGGCGCGCCCCGAACCCGGTCAGCCCGAAGGCCCACCGCGGGAAGACCGGATCACCGCCGGCGCCGCCAGAGCATGATCATCGCGCCGATCGCCAGCGCCGCCCCCACGCCGATCAGCACCGGCGCCATGCTCGGCTGCTCGTCCGCCCATAGATTCTCGGGCTCGCCCTCAAGCCTGACCGGCTTCGCCG
It includes:
- a CDS encoding helix-turn-helix transcriptional regulator; the protein is MELVRQSRRAYELGAFLRSRRTLLRPGEVGLSDEGVRRTSGLRREETARLAGVSEGYYVRLEQGRAPHPSASVLGALAGALRLSDAEREHLFALAEEVRPEPEPEVLASGVRRMMELLVPPTAAYVIDRRSDVLVWNDSAAALFGHLIDGPRRPNNVRYVFTDPQAKKIFVDWADIASDSVAHLRAATGHHPDDAELTALVADLHEVSPEFRRLWPARELRRKISGRKELNHPVAGRMSLDYEVLNAPQVPGQRLVAYAAAPGTRSHAALGRLLQGAEGPGRVRG